The DNA region CTGGGCGAATTGCCGGAACGCAATCAGGCTAACTGCCCAACCAATTCCACCCAAAATCAGAAATAGGGTACTCAACGGCAACATTTGCACGAGGGGTTGTACGCCTGCGCCTCCCAGCGTCATTCCACTATCGAATCCAGCCAAGAAGATGCTGTACACGCGACCCCGCACCGCAGTCGGAGCTGCCAAAGAAACGATCGCAGATAGCACCGGGAACAAGGAACCAAAACCCAATCCATATACAAGCGACCAAACAATCAGGAGATTTGGTGCGATCGATAATCCAATTAAAGCAGTACCAGAACAAAAAATAGCTATGCTGACAACCCACCGCTGCGATACCCGATTTCCCCATCGTCCCAAACCAAATCTGACCAGTACAGCAACCAAAGCATTCAGACTATAAAACAAAGCGGAGTTGGAAACAAATAAAGGCAAAAAGGTAACAACCCCACCGTGTAAAAAAGAGCCGATCGAGAACAACAGCGTCGCATCTCGCACCGGAAACCGCACAATTACTTTCCAAGGAAAAGAATTTTCAGATTGCTTTTCGATCGATTGCTTCGATCGCGATACCTTCAACCACGGCAAAGGTAAACTGAGGGCAAA from Aerosakkonema funiforme FACHB-1375 includes:
- a CDS encoding MFS transporter gives rise to the protein MQPSSNPVSDSLPNNSNRSYRLWLFCICAGMLVYFTQVTALFPVLPLYVTQRWHNAPVGFVVGALAAGLLFFRPPIGWLIDRWGRKPVLLTGLGIMLAILPLYLWSPNPFWLMGVRVLHGISQAAFATASQTMLIDLVPPVRRTAMLGYLAMCNTIGYSLGPLLGSLVFAQAGFIAVVFLLAGSILVSFALSLPLPWLKVSRSKQSIEKQSENSFPWKVIVRFPVRDATLLFSIGSFLHGGVVTFLPLFVSNSALFYSLNALVAVLVRFGLGRWGNRVSQRWVVSIAIFCSGTALIGLSIAPNLLIVWSLVYGLGFGSLFPVLSAIVSLAAPTAVRGRVYSIFLAGFDSGMTLGGAGVQPLVQMLPLSTLFLILGGIGWAVSLIAFRQFAQPIVVSQATEGK